A genomic window from Triticum urartu cultivar G1812 chromosome 7, Tu2.1, whole genome shotgun sequence includes:
- the LOC125520712 gene encoding ATP synthase subunit 9, mitochondrial-like, giving the protein MEVQAQVLRIINKKSKKEQRRKNMTRKVFSRLEMLEGAKSIGAGAATIALAGAAVGIGNVLSSLIHSVARNPSLAKQSFGYAILGFALTEAIALFAPMMAFLISFIFRSHKKS; this is encoded by the coding sequence ATGGAGGTGCAGGCCCAAGTACTTCGAATCATCAACAAGAAATCCAAGAAAGAACAGCGAAGGAAAAACATGACAAGAAAAGTGTTTTCTCGACTCGAGATGTTAGAAGGTGCTAAATCAATAGGTGCCGGAGCTGCTACAATTGCTTTAGCCGGAGCTGCTGTCGGTATTGGAAACGTCCTCAGTTCTTTGATTCATTCCGTGGCGCGAAATCCATCATTGGCTAAACAATCATTTGGTTATGCCATTTTGGGCTTTGCTCTCACCGAAGCTATTGCATTGTTTGCCCCAATGATGGCCTTTCTGATCTCATTCATTTTCCGATCGCATAAAAAGTCATGA